From one Nocardioides scoriae genomic stretch:
- a CDS encoding DUF2550 domain-containing protein yields MAWWLWLLDSFGVLLLLLLVFGVVLVVRRRFLARNGGTFELSVRDPSNPEGKGWALGLGRYRDDSLEWFRIFSPLPRPRQTWRRNDLALVTQREADDQEVYALYAGHVVVVCSTPHGPTELALSPSSLTGLQSWLEAGPPGSRPSR; encoded by the coding sequence ATGGCGTGGTGGCTGTGGCTGCTCGACTCGTTCGGCGTGCTGCTGCTGCTCCTCCTCGTCTTCGGGGTGGTGCTCGTCGTGCGCCGCCGGTTCCTGGCGCGCAACGGCGGCACCTTCGAGCTGAGCGTGCGCGACCCCTCGAACCCCGAGGGCAAGGGCTGGGCCCTGGGCCTGGGCCGCTACCGCGACGACTCGCTCGAGTGGTTCCGGATCTTCTCGCCGCTCCCGCGGCCGCGCCAGACCTGGCGCCGCAACGACCTCGCCCTGGTGACCCAGCGCGAGGCCGACGACCAGGAGGTCTACGCGCTGTACGCCGGCCACGTGGTCGTCGTGTGCTCGACCCCGCACGGTCCGACCGAGCTGGCGCTGAGCCCGAGCTCGCTCACCGGCCTGCAGTCGTGGCTCGAGGCCGGTCCGCCCGGCTCCCGGCCCTCGCGCTAG
- the murA gene encoding UDP-N-acetylglucosamine 1-carboxyvinyltransferase, which produces MGSFRVVSDGPFTRPLSGTVHVGGAKNSALKLMAATLLAPGRSVVHNVPHILDVAVMGELLEQLGCTVEITYPPQVDPSTASTSGRAVIDVPETLAHEAPYELVRRLRASIAVLGPLTARCGRASVALPGGDAIGSRGLDMHIRGLEDLGARVWVEHGQVVTEVADRLVGAELSLDFPSVGATENLLMAAVLAQGSTTIDNVAREPEIIDLCQMLVAMGARIEGIGSSALEVEGVGRLHPVEHRTVTDRIVTGTWVFATAMAGGELFVAGGTAAHLHIVLDKLVGAGLELDLEDDGFRVRCERRLRSFDVATLPYPGFPTDLQPFAMATAAVSEGTAMITENVFEARFMFAQELARLGADLRTDGHHAVVRGVPVLSGAPVVAHDIRAGAALILAGLAAQGTTVVAEGHHVDRGYPAFAEALASVGADVTRLDD; this is translated from the coding sequence ATGGGGAGCTTCAGGGTGGTCTCGGACGGTCCGTTCACCCGGCCGCTCTCGGGCACGGTGCACGTCGGCGGCGCGAAGAACTCCGCCCTCAAGCTGATGGCGGCCACGCTGCTGGCGCCGGGCCGCTCGGTGGTCCACAACGTGCCCCACATCCTCGACGTCGCCGTGATGGGGGAGCTGCTCGAGCAGCTGGGCTGCACCGTCGAGATCACCTACCCGCCGCAGGTCGACCCCTCGACGGCCTCGACGTCGGGACGCGCGGTCATCGACGTGCCCGAGACCCTCGCGCACGAGGCGCCCTACGAGCTGGTGCGACGGCTGCGCGCCTCCATCGCCGTCCTGGGGCCGCTGACCGCGCGCTGCGGCCGCGCCAGCGTCGCGCTGCCCGGGGGCGACGCGATCGGCTCCCGCGGCCTGGACATGCACATCCGCGGGCTCGAGGACCTCGGTGCCCGGGTGTGGGTCGAGCACGGCCAGGTCGTCACCGAGGTGGCCGACCGGTTGGTCGGCGCCGAGCTGTCCCTGGACTTCCCCTCGGTCGGGGCGACCGAGAACCTGCTCATGGCCGCGGTGCTGGCCCAGGGCTCCACCACGATCGACAACGTCGCGCGCGAGCCCGAGATCATCGACCTGTGCCAGATGCTGGTGGCGATGGGCGCCCGGATCGAGGGCATCGGCAGCTCGGCCCTCGAGGTCGAGGGCGTCGGTCGGCTGCACCCCGTCGAGCACCGCACCGTCACCGACCGCATCGTCACCGGCACCTGGGTCTTCGCCACGGCCATGGCGGGCGGCGAGCTGTTCGTGGCCGGCGGCACGGCGGCCCACCTCCACATCGTGCTCGACAAGCTGGTCGGCGCGGGCCTCGAGCTGGACCTCGAGGACGACGGGTTCCGGGTGCGCTGCGAGCGGCGGCTGCGCTCCTTCGACGTCGCGACGCTGCCCTACCCGGGGTTCCCCACCGACCTGCAGCCCTTCGCGATGGCGACGGCGGCGGTCTCCGAGGGCACCGCGATGATCACCGAGAACGTCTTCGAGGCGCGCTTCATGTTCGCCCAGGAGCTGGCCCGGCTGGGGGCCGACCTGCGCACCGACGGCCACCACGCGGTGGTGCGCGGGGTGCCCGTGCTCTCGGGCGCCCCCGTCGTGGCCCACGACATCCGCGCCGGCGCCGCGCTGATCCTGGCCGGCCTGGCCGCGCAGGGCACCACGGTGGTGGCCGAGGGCCACCACGTCGACCGGGGCTACCCGGCCTTCGCCGAGGCGCTGGCCTCCGTGGGCGCCGACGTCACCCGCCTCGACGACTGA
- a CDS encoding P-loop NTPase family protein translates to MPDAPPAAPGPVLGGARRILVYGVTGSGKSTLARQLSDLTGIGWTDVDHECWRPGWVQVPAPEQRRFFEDVCARPAWLLDTAYGTWRDVPLARADLVVALDYPRWVSLARLVRRTTGRVVLRRRACHGNLESLGRTVGQDSILRWHVRSFDRKRARIREMAADPLGPPVVRLSSPRETARWLARQRERLG, encoded by the coding sequence GTGCCCGACGCCCCTCCTGCCGCCCCCGGCCCGGTCCTGGGTGGTGCCCGCCGGATCCTCGTCTACGGCGTCACCGGGTCCGGCAAGTCGACCCTGGCCCGGCAGCTGTCCGACCTGACCGGGATCGGCTGGACCGACGTGGACCACGAGTGCTGGCGGCCCGGCTGGGTGCAGGTGCCCGCGCCGGAGCAGCGCCGGTTCTTCGAGGACGTGTGTGCACGGCCCGCCTGGCTGCTCGACACGGCGTACGGCACCTGGCGCGACGTGCCCCTGGCCCGGGCCGACCTGGTGGTGGCGCTCGACTACCCCCGGTGGGTCTCGCTGGCCCGCCTGGTGCGGCGCACGACGGGACGCGTGGTGCTGCGCCGCCGCGCGTGCCACGGCAACCTCGAGTCGCTGGGCCGCACGGTCGGCCAGGACTCGATCCTGCGCTGGCACGTGCGCTCCTTCGACCGCAAGCGGGCGCGGATCCGCGAGATGGCCGCCGATCCGCTGGGTCCGCCCGTCGTGCGGCTGAGCTCGCCGCGGGAGACCGCGAGGTGGCTCGCACGGCAGCGGGAGCGACTCGGTTAG
- the atpE gene encoding ATP synthase F0 subunit C, which produces MAIDGSANMVGYGLAAIGPGIGVGLIFAAYIQGVARQPEAQGRLQTIAFLGFALAEALAIIGIALAFVL; this is translated from the coding sequence ATGGCTATCGACGGCTCCGCCAACATGGTCGGCTACGGCCTCGCAGCGATCGGCCCCGGTATCGGCGTCGGCCTCATCTTCGCCGCCTACATCCAGGGCGTCGCGCGTCAGCCCGAGGCGCAGGGTCGCCTCCAGACCATCGCCTTCCTCGGCTTCGCCCTCGCCGAGGCGCTGGCGATCATCGGTATCGCCCTCGCGTTCGTGCTCTGA
- a CDS encoding F0F1 ATP synthase subunit B: MNVIPLAGGEGLNPLIPHPVEIVLSIVVFGILYWLAKKFVVPNFEATFAARTSAIEGGLKAAETKQAEADAKLAELEQQLADARHEAARIREEAREQGARIVAEMRDQAQTESSRIVEHGKAQIEAERQQALASLRVEVGSLATSLAGRIVGESLDDDARSSRVVDRFLADLELHKGSRAAGSTGGTATGNPGPS; this comes from the coding sequence ATGAATGTGATCCCGCTCGCCGGAGGGGAAGGCCTCAACCCCCTCATCCCGCACCCGGTCGAGATCGTTCTCTCGATCGTCGTCTTCGGCATCCTGTACTGGCTGGCGAAGAAGTTCGTCGTGCCCAACTTCGAGGCCACCTTCGCCGCCCGCACCTCGGCGATCGAGGGCGGGCTCAAGGCGGCCGAGACCAAGCAGGCCGAGGCCGACGCCAAGCTCGCCGAGCTGGAGCAGCAGCTCGCGGACGCCCGCCACGAGGCGGCGCGCATCCGCGAGGAGGCCCGCGAGCAGGGCGCCCGGATCGTCGCCGAGATGCGTGACCAGGCTCAGACCGAGTCCTCGCGCATCGTCGAGCACGGCAAGGCCCAGATCGAGGCCGAGCGCCAGCAGGCCCTCGCCTCCCTGCGGGTCGAGGTCGGCTCGCTCGCGACCTCGCTGGCGGGACGCATCGTGGGCGAGAGCCTGGACGACGACGCCCGCTCCTCGCGGGTCGTCGACCGGTTCCTCGCCGACCTGGAGCTCCACAAGGGCTCCCGGGCGGCAGGCTCCACGGGCGGCACGGCCACCGGCAACCCCGGCCCGAGCTGA
- a CDS encoding cob(I)yrinic acid a,c-diamide adenosyltransferase has protein sequence MVNLTRIYTRTGDDGTTRLGDMSETSKTDSRLRAYADVDEANAHLGVALTSGGLDADVVEVLTHVQNDLFDVGADFCTPVVEDPEFPPLRIEPDYVDRLEAWCDHYNEQLPKLRSFILNGGTPAAAHLHVARTVCRRAERSAWTAWEEHAETMNVAAIRYLNRLSDLLFILARHANRENGDVLWVPGGERGQQR, from the coding sequence ATGGTGAACCTCACGCGCATCTACACGCGCACCGGCGACGACGGCACGACGCGACTGGGCGACATGAGCGAGACCTCGAAGACCGACAGCCGGCTGCGCGCCTACGCCGACGTCGACGAGGCCAACGCGCACCTCGGGGTGGCGCTGACCAGCGGCGGCCTGGACGCCGACGTCGTCGAGGTCCTCACCCACGTGCAGAACGACCTGTTCGACGTCGGGGCCGACTTCTGCACCCCGGTCGTCGAGGACCCCGAGTTCCCCCCGCTGCGCATCGAGCCCGACTACGTCGACCGGCTCGAGGCGTGGTGCGACCACTACAACGAGCAACTGCCCAAGCTGCGCTCGTTCATCCTCAACGGCGGCACCCCGGCCGCGGCCCACCTCCACGTCGCCCGCACCGTGTGCCGCCGCGCGGAGCGGTCGGCCTGGACGGCCTGGGAGGAGCACGCCGAGACCATGAACGTCGCGGCGATCCGCTACCTCAACCGGCTCTCGGACCTGCTGTTCATCCTGGCCCGCCACGCCAACCGCGAGAACGGCGACGTCTTGTGGGTGCCGGGCGGCGAGCGCGGCCAGCAGCGCTGA
- a CDS encoding F0F1 ATP synthase subunit epsilon encodes MSDDSIRVELVAADRLVWSGDATRIIARTTEGDVGILPHHAPMLSLLVDGVVDIQTTDGETWVAAVDAGFLSVANNRVSVLSERAEMSHEIDLEQARHELQRAKDSGENDDEIRAEVSRLEARVRAAETAS; translated from the coding sequence GTGAGCGACGACAGCATCCGCGTCGAGCTGGTCGCCGCCGACCGCCTCGTGTGGTCGGGCGACGCCACGCGCATCATCGCCCGCACCACCGAGGGCGACGTCGGCATCCTGCCCCACCACGCGCCGATGCTCTCGCTGCTCGTCGACGGGGTCGTGGACATCCAGACCACCGACGGCGAGACGTGGGTCGCGGCCGTGGACGCCGGCTTCCTCTCGGTCGCCAACAACCGCGTCTCGGTGCTCTCCGAGCGCGCGGAGATGTCGCACGAGATCGACCTCGAGCAGGCCCGTCACGAGCTCCAGCGCGCGAAGGACAGCGGGGAGAACGACGACGAGATCCGTGCCGAGGTCAGCCGCCTCGAGGCCCGCGTGCGGGCCGCCGAGACGGCGTCCTGA
- a CDS encoding STAS domain-containing protein yields the protein MEHTTKDNTIAVSGTLDGRCTAELRDRLRRALAEHDLVVLDLTDVESVDVTTLKLLAAASRTAQRQGRRLVLRGASSGVRRLLHLSHLRGLVALEPTPRLPV from the coding sequence GTGGAGCACACGACGAAGGACAACACGATCGCGGTGTCGGGCACGCTCGACGGCCGCTGCACCGCGGAGCTCCGCGACCGGCTGAGGCGGGCGCTGGCCGAGCACGACCTCGTGGTCCTCGACCTGACCGACGTCGAGTCCGTCGACGTGACCACCCTCAAGCTGCTGGCCGCCGCCAGCCGCACCGCGCAGCGGCAGGGTCGCCGGCTGGTGCTCCGCGGCGCGAGCAGCGGCGTACGACGGCTGCTGCACCTCTCGCACCTGCGCGGCCTGGTGGCGCTCGAGCCGACGCCGCGCCTGCCCGTGTGA
- the atpA gene encoding F0F1 ATP synthase subunit alpha, translating to MTELSIRPEEIRDALQRFVSDYHPEAASKEEVGTVAEAGDGIARVSGLPSAMANELLEFEDGTLGLALNLDTREIGVVILGEFDGIEEGQKVRRTGEILSVPVGDAFLGRVVDPLGTPIDGLGEIAAETRRALELQAPGVMARKSVHEPLATGIKAIDALTPIGRGQRQLIIGDRSTGKTTIAIDTIINQKQNWESGDPDKQVRCIYVAIGQKGSTIASVRGALEEAGALEYTTIVAAPASDSAGFKYLAPYTGSAIGQHWMYDGKHVLIIFDDLTKQAEAYRAVSLLLRRPPGREAYPGDVFYLHSRLLERCAKLSDDLGHGSMTGLPIVETKANDVSAYIPTNVISITDGQIFLQSDLFASNQRPAIDVGVSVSRVGGAAMTKAMKSVTGSLKVELAQFRAMEAFAMFASDLDAASRQQLDRGQRLMALLKQPAYSPYPLENMTVSLWLGTSGSLDRVPTEDVLRFEQEFLDYLHRSHDGILSGIRESRKFEDEDGLKQAYDSFLDQFETSEGNSIKPGREAEAEALEDDDVEQEQIVKQKRS from the coding sequence ATGACGGAGCTTTCTATCCGTCCGGAGGAGATCCGGGACGCGCTGCAGCGCTTCGTGTCGGACTACCACCCGGAGGCTGCCAGCAAGGAAGAGGTCGGCACCGTCGCGGAGGCCGGTGACGGCATCGCGCGCGTCTCGGGCCTGCCCTCGGCCATGGCCAACGAGCTGCTCGAGTTCGAGGACGGCACCCTGGGTCTCGCCCTGAACCTCGACACCCGCGAGATCGGTGTCGTCATCCTCGGTGAGTTCGACGGCATCGAGGAGGGCCAGAAGGTCCGCCGCACCGGCGAGATCCTCTCGGTCCCCGTGGGTGACGCCTTCCTGGGTCGCGTCGTCGACCCGCTCGGCACCCCGATCGACGGCCTGGGCGAGATCGCGGCCGAGACCCGCCGTGCGCTGGAGCTGCAGGCTCCCGGCGTGATGGCGCGCAAGTCGGTCCACGAGCCGCTCGCCACCGGCATCAAGGCGATCGACGCCCTGACCCCGATCGGCCGCGGCCAGCGCCAGCTCATCATCGGCGACCGCTCGACCGGCAAGACGACGATCGCGATCGACACGATCATCAACCAGAAGCAGAACTGGGAGTCCGGTGACCCGGACAAGCAGGTGCGCTGCATCTACGTCGCCATCGGCCAGAAGGGCTCGACCATCGCCTCGGTGCGTGGCGCCCTCGAGGAGGCCGGCGCGCTGGAGTACACCACCATCGTGGCCGCTCCCGCCTCCGACTCCGCGGGCTTCAAGTACCTCGCGCCCTACACCGGCTCGGCCATCGGCCAGCACTGGATGTACGACGGCAAGCACGTCCTGATCATCTTCGACGACCTCACCAAGCAGGCCGAGGCCTACCGTGCGGTGTCGCTGCTGCTGCGTCGCCCGCCGGGTCGCGAGGCCTACCCCGGTGACGTGTTCTACCTGCACAGCCGCCTGCTCGAGCGCTGCGCGAAGCTGTCCGACGACCTGGGCCACGGCTCGATGACCGGGCTGCCGATCGTGGAGACCAAGGCCAACGACGTGTCGGCGTACATTCCGACCAACGTCATCTCGATCACCGACGGCCAGATCTTCCTGCAGTCCGACCTGTTCGCGTCCAACCAGCGCCCGGCCATCGACGTCGGCGTCTCGGTCTCGCGCGTGGGTGGTGCGGCCATGACCAAGGCGATGAAGTCGGTCACCGGTTCGCTCAAGGTCGAGCTGGCGCAGTTCCGCGCCATGGAGGCGTTCGCGATGTTCGCCTCCGACCTCGACGCCGCGTCGCGCCAGCAGCTCGACCGCGGCCAGCGCCTGATGGCGCTGCTCAAGCAGCCCGCCTACTCGCCGTACCCCCTGGAGAACATGACCGTCTCCCTGTGGCTCGGCACCTCGGGCAGCCTGGACCGCGTCCCCACCGAGGACGTCCTGCGCTTCGAGCAGGAGTTCCTCGACTACCTGCACCGCTCGCACGACGGCATCCTCTCGGGCATCCGGGAGAGCCGGAAGTTCGAGGACGAGGACGGCCTCAAGCAGGCCTACGACTCGTTCCTCGACCAGTTCGAGACCTCCGAGGGCAACTCGATCAAGCCCGGCCGCGAGGCCGAGGCCGAGGCCCTCGAGGACGACGACGTCGAGCAGGAGCAGATCGTCAAGCAGAAGCGGAGCTGA
- a CDS encoding F0F1 ATP synthase subunit delta, whose protein sequence is MAGSDLRGPSADALADLVDELGQVAGRGASEGSDGSDLSRVGDDLFAVARVLRQEASVRRMVTDVATESAAKSGLVRQLLGDKIGAAALDLVAHAVERRWTRSRDLADALEHVGVVAVVDSAGGEASRLSDELFAVGRLLEDEPELRSALSDPARSASDKAALLRTILEGRTLPATVRLAEQALSGTERTVSIAIEEYQKIAADAHGARVATVRVAKELSASDEERLAAALSRQYDRPVHLNVILEPGLIGGMRVEIGDDVIDGTVSSRLDDARRRLAG, encoded by the coding sequence ATGGCCGGCTCCGACCTGCGAGGCCCCTCGGCCGACGCGCTGGCCGACCTGGTCGACGAGCTCGGCCAGGTCGCCGGTCGCGGCGCGTCCGAGGGCTCGGACGGCTCCGACCTGTCCCGGGTGGGTGACGACCTGTTCGCCGTCGCCCGGGTGCTGCGGCAGGAGGCGTCGGTGCGCCGCATGGTCACCGACGTCGCCACCGAGTCGGCGGCCAAGTCCGGCCTGGTCCGACAGCTGCTCGGCGACAAGATCGGCGCCGCGGCGCTCGACCTGGTCGCCCACGCCGTCGAGCGCCGCTGGACCCGGTCGCGCGACCTGGCCGACGCGCTCGAGCACGTCGGCGTGGTCGCCGTGGTCGACTCGGCCGGCGGGGAGGCCTCGCGCCTGTCCGACGAGCTCTTCGCGGTGGGTCGCCTCCTCGAGGACGAGCCGGAGCTGCGCTCGGCCCTGTCGGACCCGGCCCGGTCGGCCTCCGACAAGGCGGCGCTGCTGCGCACGATCCTGGAGGGCCGGACCCTCCCGGCCACCGTCCGGCTCGCCGAGCAGGCGCTGTCGGGCACCGAGCGCACCGTCTCGATCGCGATCGAGGAGTACCAGAAGATCGCGGCCGACGCCCACGGGGCCCGCGTGGCCACCGTCCGGGTGGCCAAGGAGCTCTCCGCCAGCGACGAGGAGCGCCTCGCGGCGGCCCTGAGCCGCCAGTACGACCGCCCCGTGCACCTCAACGTGATCCTCGAGCCCGGCCTCATCGGCGGGATGCGCGTGGAGATCGGTGACGACGTCATCGACGGCACCGTCTCCAGCCGCCTCGACGACGCTCGCCGCCGGCTCGCCGGCTGA
- the atpD gene encoding F0F1 ATP synthase subunit beta, translating to MTATVDEHKTQKDQGGVGRIARVTGPVVDVEFASDAMPEMYNKLEVELELSGEKRILSMEVALHIGDGMVRAVSLQPTDGLVRGAQVRDTGNPISVPVGDVTKGRVFNALGECLNLEEGETLDVQERWGIHRQAPAFDQLESKTQMFETGIKVIDLLTPYVQGGKIGLFGGAGVGKTVLIQEMIARVAKDHGGVSVFAGVGERTREGNDLIVEMEEAGVIGQTALVFGQMDEPPGTRLRVALSALTMAEYFRDVQNQDVLLFIDNIFRFTQAGSEVSTLLGRMPSAVGYQPNLADEMGQLQERITSTRGHSITSMQAIYVPADDYTDPAPATTFAHLDATTELSREIASLGIYPAVDPLTSTSRILDAQYIGQEHYDCAIRIKQILQRNKELQDIIAILGVDELSEEDKVIVSRARRIQRFLSQNTYVAKQFTGIEGSTVPVADTIEAFNKIADGEYDHVAEQAFFMCGGLDDVEKKWAEIQKQTGE from the coding sequence ATGACTGCCACTGTGGATGAGCACAAGACCCAGAAGGACCAGGGCGGGGTGGGCCGCATCGCCCGCGTCACCGGCCCCGTCGTGGACGTGGAGTTCGCCAGCGACGCGATGCCCGAGATGTACAACAAGCTCGAGGTCGAGCTGGAGCTGAGCGGCGAGAAGCGGATCCTCTCCATGGAGGTCGCGCTGCACATCGGCGACGGCATGGTCCGCGCCGTCTCGCTCCAGCCCACCGACGGCCTGGTGCGCGGCGCGCAGGTGCGCGACACCGGCAACCCGATCTCGGTGCCCGTGGGCGACGTGACCAAGGGCCGGGTGTTCAACGCCCTCGGCGAGTGCCTCAACCTCGAGGAGGGCGAGACGCTGGACGTCCAGGAGCGCTGGGGCATCCACCGCCAGGCGCCCGCGTTCGACCAGCTCGAGTCCAAGACGCAGATGTTCGAGACCGGCATCAAGGTCATCGACCTGCTCACGCCGTACGTCCAGGGCGGCAAGATCGGCCTGTTCGGTGGTGCCGGCGTCGGCAAGACCGTGCTGATCCAGGAGATGATCGCCCGCGTCGCCAAGGACCACGGTGGCGTCTCGGTGTTCGCCGGTGTCGGCGAGCGCACCCGCGAGGGCAACGACCTCATCGTCGAGATGGAGGAGGCCGGCGTCATCGGCCAGACGGCGCTGGTGTTCGGCCAGATGGACGAGCCGCCGGGCACCCGCCTGCGCGTCGCGCTGTCGGCCCTGACGATGGCGGAGTACTTCCGCGACGTGCAGAACCAGGACGTGCTGCTCTTCATCGACAACATCTTCCGGTTCACCCAGGCCGGCTCGGAGGTGTCGACCCTGCTGGGTCGGATGCCCTCCGCGGTGGGCTACCAGCCCAACCTGGCCGACGAGATGGGCCAGCTCCAGGAGCGGATCACCTCGACGCGTGGTCACTCGATCACCTCGATGCAGGCGATCTACGTGCCCGCCGACGACTACACCGACCCGGCCCCGGCCACGACGTTCGCGCACCTGGACGCCACGACCGAGCTGTCCCGCGAGATCGCGTCGCTGGGCATCTACCCGGCCGTGGACCCGCTGACCTCGACCTCGCGGATCCTCGACGCGCAGTACATCGGCCAGGAGCACTACGACTGCGCCATCCGGATCAAGCAGATCCTGCAGCGCAACAAGGAGCTCCAGGACATCATCGCGATCCTCGGCGTCGACGAGCTGTCCGAGGAGGACAAGGTCATCGTCTCGCGGGCCCGCCGCATCCAGCGGTTCCTGTCGCAGAACACCTACGTCGCCAAGCAGTTCACCGGCATCGAGGGCTCGACCGTCCCCGTGGCCGACACCATCGAGGCGTTCAACAAGATCGCCGACGGCGAGTACGACCACGTGGCCGAGCAGGCGTTCTTCATGTGCGGTGGCCTCGACGACGTCGAGAAGAAGTGGGCCGAGATCCAGAAGCAGACCGGGGAGTAG
- the atpB gene encoding F0F1 ATP synthase subunit A produces MSLTPMLVARASEEGFVPPGPGDFNLPPIGGGSTFDFLGQEMYAGVTKPMLQLVLGAALVFVFFRVASAKRSMVPGRLQYVGEAGYGFVRNSLGRDIIGSKDFMRYVPYLFALFFFVLINNAFGSLPFFQFPTFSRSGMVYGLVLISWLVYNIAGIKAQGGLLAYLKHTTVPPGVTGPMLALLIPLEFFSNILVRPLTLALRLFANLFAGHLLLILFALGGEYLLVHGAGLVKPVGVVAWLMFVLIAFLEVLVQFLQAYVFVLLNALYISQAIAEEH; encoded by the coding sequence GAGGAGGGATTTGTCCCGCCCGGCCCGGGCGACTTCAACCTGCCGCCCATCGGTGGCGGGAGCACGTTCGACTTCCTCGGCCAGGAGATGTACGCCGGCGTCACCAAGCCGATGCTGCAGCTGGTCCTCGGTGCGGCGCTCGTCTTCGTGTTCTTCCGCGTGGCCTCGGCCAAGCGCTCGATGGTCCCCGGTCGCCTGCAGTACGTCGGCGAGGCGGGCTACGGCTTCGTCCGCAACTCCCTGGGCCGCGACATCATCGGCAGCAAGGACTTCATGAGGTACGTCCCGTACCTCTTCGCGCTGTTCTTCTTCGTGCTGATCAACAACGCCTTCGGCTCGCTGCCCTTCTTCCAGTTCCCGACCTTCTCCCGCTCCGGGATGGTCTACGGCCTGGTCCTCATCAGCTGGCTCGTCTACAACATCGCGGGCATCAAGGCCCAGGGCGGCCTGCTGGCCTACCTCAAGCACACGACCGTGCCCCCCGGGGTCACCGGTCCGATGCTGGCGCTGCTGATCCCGCTGGAGTTCTTCTCCAACATCCTGGTCCGCCCGCTGACGCTCGCGCTGCGACTGTTCGCCAACCTGTTCGCGGGGCACCTGCTGCTCATCCTGTTCGCGCTGGGCGGTGAGTACCTCCTCGTCCACGGGGCCGGTCTCGTCAAGCCCGTGGGCGTGGTCGCCTGGCTGATGTTCGTGCTGATCGCCTTCCTCGAGGTGCTCGTGCAGTTCCTGCAGGCCTACGTCTTCGTCCTGCTCAACGCGCTCTACATCTCCCAGGCCATCGCCGAGGAGCACTGA
- a CDS encoding F0F1 ATP synthase subunit gamma: MALSLREYRARIKSTESMKKITRAMELIAASRIIKAQQRAQAAAPYARELTRAVSAVATFSNVEHPLTTEPEDPKRAAVLIVTSDRGLAGAYSSSVLKESERLAQKLREEGKEVELYVSGRKGEGYLRFRNRPVVKTWTGHSDQPTYEVAREIGEALIGAFLHDPEHPDDSSALEGSEGVDEVHVVYTRFKSMLVQEPTAVRLLPLEVVEGEEKPSDEELLPLYEFEPSPSEVLDGLLPRYVQSRIFFALLQAAASELAARQRAMKSATDNADELIKKYTRIANQARQAGITQEISEIVGGVNALADANAGSE, from the coding sequence ATGGCCCTTTCGCTGCGTGAGTACCGCGCGCGGATCAAGTCGACCGAGTCGATGAAGAAGATCACGCGCGCCATGGAGCTCATCGCTGCGTCCCGGATCATCAAGGCGCAGCAGCGGGCCCAGGCGGCAGCGCCGTACGCCCGGGAGCTGACGCGTGCGGTCTCGGCCGTCGCGACCTTCTCCAACGTGGAGCACCCGCTGACCACGGAGCCGGAGGACCCCAAGCGGGCCGCCGTGCTCATCGTGACCAGCGACCGCGGGCTGGCCGGCGCCTACTCCTCGAGCGTGCTCAAGGAGTCCGAGCGCCTCGCGCAGAAGCTGCGCGAGGAGGGCAAGGAGGTCGAGCTCTACGTCTCCGGACGCAAGGGCGAGGGCTACCTTCGGTTCCGCAACCGCCCGGTCGTCAAGACGTGGACCGGTCACTCCGACCAGCCCACCTACGAGGTCGCCCGCGAGATCGGGGAGGCGCTGATCGGCGCGTTCCTGCACGACCCCGAGCACCCCGACGACAGCAGCGCGCTGGAGGGCTCCGAGGGCGTCGACGAGGTGCACGTGGTCTACACGCGCTTCAAGTCGATGCTCGTCCAGGAGCCCACCGCCGTGCGGCTGCTGCCGCTCGAGGTCGTCGAGGGCGAGGAGAAGCCCTCCGACGAGGAGCTGCTGCCGCTCTACGAGTTCGAGCCCTCCCCCTCGGAGGTGCTCGACGGACTGCTGCCGCGCTACGTCCAGAGCCGGATCTTCTTCGCGCTCCTGCAGGCGGCGGCCTCCGAGCTCGCCGCCCGCCAGCGTGCGATGAAGTCCGCCACGGACAACGCCGACGAGCTGATCAAGAAGTACACCCGAATCGCCAACCAAGCCCGCCAGGCCGGCATTACCCAGGAAATCAGCGAGATCGTCGGTGGCGTCAACGCGCTGGCCGACGCCAACGCCGGGAGTGAGTGA